The Takifugu rubripes chromosome 16, fTakRub1.2, whole genome shotgun sequence genome contains the following window.
AGTTAAGACAATCCTAATTTCAACAATAAAATTGCAGGTTCCTTTTGGTAATAAACTTACTCAGGCATCATGAAGTGGAACAGGTCAGATGTATTATCATTTCATGAGGCTCTTCCAGTTGtgagatctaaaaaaaaattaaatgttatttatgaCATCAGTCATTTTGAAACTTAGGGCCAGATCCCATTTTTGTAAAACTTTGACAAATTTCACAGAATTCTTGGAAAAGGGGGATCCACTGAGTTATAAAACTTAAATCTAAACCAGTATCATTATGTTtatgatttaatttttttttacatgtgttgtaaatttcttctgatggtagtcgagaggtgctgacgaggaaggaatcttcgcagacaacGACTTGGTTATCATCGATGTTTATTGAAGAGAACATTATGGTATCAATTggacgctgcagcttgcccgagggaggtttcgcggtcccgttGGTGAAGAATTCCGAAGTGTTTACATCAATAGCTCCTTCTCATActgtcaagtaaacacattcttctctgatgccCTCATGATACACAGTATAGCAAACCCAATGGCATAGAGTTCAGCTCGTATCAAAAATGGGAGTAGTAGTaggcttcatgctacacatcctcatatggagaacaaccaggagcctACAGGCTCCAGCCTCGCCTCTTCGCAGCTCCTCTTAGCAAGAACAAGACTTCCATTGCCATCTTAAAGATAGGCAGAAgtcacaggacacatgtggagcatatCCTAATATGGCACCAAGCTGCTAAACACATTGTggccttacagaagtaaaggcatgcacagaatagatacacaggctttAGATACTAAACATGTCACATTAAACTTTTCAAACAGATTCCTTGGAAAAGGGGGATCCACTGAGTTATAAAACTTAAATCTAAACCAACATCATgatgtttattatttaattttctaCATGTCACATTAAACTTTTCAAACAGATTCATCTCATCTCTACAATTTCCCCATGAGATGATAGCTCACTTCCCCGTCTCAGCATCACATTATTGTCCTCAGTCCTGCCATccgtgtctctgtctctccacgGACAGAAGGGGACGTAACGAACCCAAGactgggaggagaggaatgaaGTTATGCCAAAAGGGAGGTCATAGAGCTCAAGTGATGCCGAGAATTTATCAGAAACATCTTCATGTTCTCTGTCTGGAAGTCCACGTTCACGTTTGGTCCCTACAAAATCAACAAGGAGACATGTAAGGCACCCGTATTCCACACCTTATAGCACACAGACAGCCATTTGTATCAACCTACCAGGAATTGTGTTATCTAGGATGAAGCCAAGAAATCCTCCTACAAACATGTTGGTGGTCAGCAGTATGTGTAACACGTGGTCGACCTCTTTAACTCCTGAAAGAGGAACACCATGAGGGCTCAATTTCATGCTGGAAGGTAGAATAATATTCCAAGtacatattaaaacaaaaaagtaataAATCATTGGACCTGTGTGGAGGGAACCAGGATTCTTTACAATCCAGTTTGGGATGGAAAGtgcagaaaacatggaaaacccAAAAATAAATATAGTCCTGGAAGAATTCATGTCTGTGGACTGGATAAGAAAACACATCAGTTGACTATCGGAGAAGTTATTTGGTAGCAAGATGGCTCAAGCGCTTTGTTTGTTCACCTGCAGATTAGAAATTCCTGTTGCAGTTATGACTCCAAACATGACCATAAACATGCCTCCAACCACTGGGTCAGGAATGGTTGTGATAACAGCGCTGATTTTTCCAAAAATCCCAATTAATATCATGAAGACTCCACTTAGAAGAAtcaccctcctgctgctcacctgtcagATTAAAACATTAGTTTTAATTAGTTTTGTTGTAGAACTGACTAATTGAGTTATTGATCTGCATCTTCAGTCCAACTACTGTCTTGGCAAGTATGTGTGTCTTCTTTCTATGCTTCCCCCTgcccccttcttcttctccagcaaTCAGCCAGATATGAGCTTGAGCCTatatgagcttggtcctgctcaaggtttctccctgttactAGTTAGCGAGTGCCAGATATACAGTCCTCCTTTGAGTTTGATCAGTGATAGATAAGCTCTATAAGCAGGCAGCAGTAATGTTGATTTCCTCACCTTGGTGATGCCCAGGACAGCCACATTCTCGCTGAATGAGGTGGTGCCGTTGCCGGTGCCGAAGGCCCCCGCCAGTAAAGAGCCGAGCCCTTGGACCCCAATGCCACGGTTGATGGCGTGCCTTGGGGGAGGTGGGGCTCCTGATAACTTGGCACATGCGTAATAATCACCCACGGACTCGGCCATGGTGCAGAATATTCCAGACATGAGGCCAAACACACCTGCCAGACTCACAGCAGGGACGCCCCACTGGCCTGGAAAAACAACTCAGATTTATCCTTCAGAAATACTGGGATTGAATATCTcatattttcccttttcagATTGATTAGATAGTTGGCAAATTTGAAAAAAGCCAAACACTTCAATGGAATGTACTTTTTCATTTACCAGGATATGGAAATGTGAACCAGGAAGCATCACTGATCACATTTCCCTTCACATCAGTGCGCGCCAGGTGGCCATAATGGGCTGGATTAGATGGAAGAACATCAGAGACGGTGAGGATGTAGCAGAATAGCCAGGAGACCACAATGCCCAGCAGAATCTACCAATAATAATTAGTATTAATTGAGTTCTACTGTACATCATTTCAGCACATGTTTTAAAATACAGACGCATTTTGCCAAATGTGTTCAGTTTTGCTTAAAACTTCCCAGTTTATGGAACAAAAGCAGACAGATATTTGGTAGAATGTCAGCAGCTTAGCTCCAGCTGTTGTGGCAAATGGTGCAACTTTAGACTTATTGTTTAAAACGTACAGAGAATCGCTGGAAGATGTAGAACTTTGAAGTGTGAAGTTTCTTGATTTTATTATATGCTGGAACAGGGACTGGTATGAGACGGAGGTACTGGGAGAACAGGATGATCAACAATGTGGTCCTgtggataaaaaaaatgaaacaaggTTAGCAATAGAAACAATTCCACGCTTAAAATAGATGCAAAAGGGGGTTAGTTAACGTGTTTCTCCAAAAGGCTTCAATGTTACTGTCTCAAATGAGCAATATGTTGCGAATATTCTATTCATGACCTCTAAAACTGTGTGCTTCTAAAAATATCCCATCGTGCTGGCTCCTACCCTGTGAAGACGAACCATGGTGTTGAATGACTACATACATGGCAGAGATGCCCCAGTGGGTTCCAGCTTTGGCTGCGGATGATTCAAACAGTGACAGGCCAATGAGGGTGATTGTGGGGGCAATGGTCAAAGGACCTATGAAGCGCATAAGAAAGCCAATGACGCCCGAGAAGCCGACCACGATCTGGAGAAGCGAGGCCACCATGATGGAGCCCTGCAGCTGTGGACAAGAAGGTGACCAAGATTAACAGTTGATGTGAAGACATCCATATTTAACCATGAGGATGCTGGGATGCGATAGCTTAGCTCTACTGAATGATCAGTGCTTAGTTACATTTCTCAGACGGATCTGCCACTCTTCTTTGAAGACCAGCAAAGACGTGTCCACCAAACTGGCATTGCGGGTCCAAGCAGGACACTCCCACTGTGGCATGGACAACATTGCCATGGTGGGGGTCAGCAAAGAAAATGTACCCCCCTGTAGGATAGGAAGCCTAAAATGTGGTATAAACATGATCAAGAGACACATAATTTCCTCACAATAATTAACAataggtttgtttttaatataacCAAAGTTGGGAACATTGTTTGGCTGATTTTGAAATGCAGCCAAAGGCACCAACTACACAAGGGTGTTATAACCACATATAGGTTGTCTAAGTTGCCACATCAACTGTTCCAGAGTGGTGAGTTGTGGGATAGTCCTTCTTACCGGACACCAAAGGTCACCTGCAGCAGGGTACACAAGCCTGAGACGAAGAAAATGCTGTTAATGAGGTGACTCTGGGTCAGGCTGTCATGCTGGAGGCACAGTCCCTCAGAAAGGATGAGAGGAATAGAGATCGTTGCCCCAAATGCTGTCAGACAATGCTGCATCAGAGAGGAAGTTCACTCATTAAACGTGAGGTGCAGCAGGATGCATCCAAAAATGGTAAGGGTGCTTTGCAACACCTACCTGAATGGCCAAAAAGATACAGAGGTACCAGGGAGGAGCATCAGTCACAAGGTAGGTGAGTTGGTTTCTGTCCTCTGATGCAGAGCTGATGTCATGTGACTTTTGCTCCTGACCTTCCGGTTCTCTGCCTTCTTCAGACATCTGCAGGGGCAAATAGAGCAAATTAGATGCAAGTACAGTTGTTAATACACAGTAAAGACACTGGGAAATATTTGCTCAATACAGACACAAATAATTGGGAAAAAATATGATTCTGACACATGTTCTAATGTGCAAGAGCAACAGTTTGTATTCTGTGTTGAGGATGGATATTGATCACAGCTGGAAACATAGTTCTGCAGGCGCAAGGATACCTTGTCCTGCGCAGCTGGATTTACTGATCACACATTCTAAACTGCAAATCTGCAGAATAGAAAATAATTACCCTTTCATGTCACACTTTCACACAGTGTGCTATTACTCAgtattttcatttcctctttgaaGGCATCCTTTTGTGCTAGGTTCGCCAGCACGAGACTGGCCTTTCTTTTGTCTTCGACAGTTATGGGCCCTGCAGTTTGTTCTCTTTTTGCTGGATCCGAGCAACAACATTCAAGGCTGTACGCCATCTTGAGAAATGCTCAAATCTGCCAAAAATCTTGTCCTCTTCGACTACATTCGTTTGTAGTGCTTGTGTTGTTTTGACTTCTGGATCTCCCACCATAAGCTGTGGGGTAGGTTTTGGTGTCAAAATCTCTCTTTCCCACAGGAATTTTGTCCCAGTAAGCCAAGATTAACTAATCAACTCTGATACCCTGAGGCCTCTGGAGGCGTGATCCGATGGGTTTTGGTCAGTCTCACCATAGTGCCACTGTGTTGGATCTGTTGTTTCCCTGATTCTTTGTACTCAATTTGCCATGAAGACATGAAATCTTCGGGCATCATTGTTAATGTAGCCTAAAACCACCTGCGAATCTGTCCAGAAGTATTCTTGGTTGATTttgagctccagctcctcctttaaCATACTGCTGACTGCTGCGACCACTGCAGCTGTTAACTCCAGTCTAGGTATGGTTACAACCTTGGTGGGTGCAACTTAACTATGTTTTCTGTCACCACTCGGATATATGAGCACTGACCATACCCTTGGCTGCTTGCATCTGAAAAATGGTGCAACTCAATTCTCTGGACCTTCCCTATGTTTCCATTGAGGCTTTAACTCTGTGGGTAGTTGTTCGTCCCATCCAATGCCCTTTTGACACATTTCCTGCAGTATTTTATTTCCCAGCAGAAGGAAAGGAGCCAAGAAGCTTTTCACTTGTGTCTCCATCCCCTCAACAGCATCCATCATGTCACCCAAGTCTTCATCGGAGCACTCaactttcagtttaaacctgctCTTCCCATTTTTCATACAGTGTGGTGAACTTACTCTCCCTTTCAGAAGCTTCTTGTTGCTTCAGCTCCAGCATTTTAGGGGTTAAGTGTCTCTCTCTTGTGGATTTCCTGATTTCAACTGTCTGGCAGGAGGTGGAAACAGGCTCAACCACTGTTACTTTCAGTATTTCTATTTTAGCATGAATATCACCTATAAGTGTCTCTAATCTCTCTATTTCAGTGCTATCAGTTTGTGATTTTAATTGTTCATTTAAACTAGTCAATTCTTCTTGAAGGGACTCTATTTGCTCACTTAATTTAACACCTTGTGATTTTTCGCAAGAACTGCCATTATACATTTTTGAAAAGGCACCGTTTTAGAAAAAACACCCTTCTTTTGTTAAACAAGACCTTTCTTGCAAAGTACCTTTCTTGAACGGCTTCCTTTGAAGTTGTACAAACTTCATGAAGAAACAGAGGCGCTACAGTCAAACCTGGCGCCGTCTGCTGAGCCGCCCGATACTCTCCACCCGACGTTCGGAGCGGCTCTCCCGCGTCCTCAGAATCGACACGCCTCTTCTCTGGTCACAAGCTGCTCCGGGATCGCGcagccttctctctctcttgtcggACACCCGCTGCTCTCACTTTCACTTTAGACTCTCCACCATACTGGcgtcttttttaaatgttttactcCCAACTCTCCATCCTTCGCAGAAACCGTGAAAactagaaaataaaaaacataaacagcatTTGAAAAAGTAAATATCTGATTATTAAAAGTTTCTTAATAATTTTCCAGCATTTAGACAGGTCCCGACTAACGAGCACAGTAACATAGAAAAACATACCAAACTGTCTATTTAagggcacacacacattaaaaacatacaaaaacaaataaacgtACAACAATCGTTACCGTGTGCGCCTCTTGTACCgtgcagaattattattttaaggCCGTGTATACTTTCTTTAAACTACTGGTATGTTGTCGCTCCGCTCTGTAACCACGCTGGCGTTCTCTGTTATTTTTGCTTGAAATGACGAGTTAAGGAAGTTACATCACTGACAAATAGTCATCTGAGAATATTTAGCAATAGCTTTTAACAGGTTGCAGATCTCCCCCCCGCATATAAATATACAAGAGAGGTCTGGGGGTGAGATAACAAGTGGGAATTCCTGAAGTGAGGGTGAGGGGAAAGTTTGTACTGTAATCGATCGAATCTAGATTTAATGGAGGGACGCATGAATGAGCCTATGGTGGGTCCTGTGATGAGACCTTCAGCAGTTTAAAGACTCGCAGCAGCGTTTTCTACTGACTCCGGTCGATGGAGGGCAGTTTGACGGAGGTGCATCAATGGAGGGAATGACAATAGTCCATTAGGTTGGCCGGTGGAGTTTCACGACCAGACTGTGGGCTGCTTTCCCCATTATTGACTCATTTTGCAGTTTCTGATTACCATTGAGGATCTTATTTCTACATACAAGTTGAATTCACACTCTCAGATCTGGCGCTGTGAAAAGGTTCTGTTCAActgtatctcattaacatctagtctctctgtgagcaatctaggagtaacttttgatcaaaatctctccttcaactcacacattaaattagtctctagaagtgccttttttcacttgaggaacatcacaaagatcaggaagctgctgacgcagcatgatgctgaaaagttagtccatgcatttgttacttccaggctggactactgtaactctttattatcagggtgtccaaacaacactttaagaagcctccagttgatccaaaatgctgcagccagagttctgacaggtattgacaaaagagatcacataactcctgtactggcatcgcttcattggctgcccgttaaatttagaataatttttaaaacccttcttttgacctacaaggtcctcagaggcctcgctccatcctacctggaggagctagtgataccttatcagcccaatagaccgctccgctctcagaatgctggtctacttgtggttcccagagttttaggagtagaatggggggccgagcatttagctaccaggcccccctgctatggaaccagctccctgtccaggtacgggaggctgactccatcgctacttttaagatcagactcaaaacctacctctttgaaaaagcttattgttactaattcagtagttccagttactatcatagacagacaaattatcatacttagggggtcgtcttatcgttaggtcacatcttagttatgctgttataggccaaggctgccggggtccggaaacatgatcacctgacaggcctctgtcactccactgggtcatggtttcctctcctctcctctcctttcctctcctctcctcatcaagcagactagttcttgtgtagtttttctgcttctccccccctctatttatttacaggtatcgccgccctcggagctgcataatgacctccggccccgctgaagtgattgtatatcatattttttgtgtgtgtttctgtgctctgtgcctctcctctccctctcctctcctctcctctcctctcctctccccctccttctccttctccttttcctctccctctcctctcccttcctctcctctttcccctcctcctccttctccttctcctctcctctacctccccttcactctacttctcctctcctctacccctcccctctcctctcctctcctctcctacctatcctatcctctacctgtcctcccccttctcctctctctttacccagccggccatcagcaggagggtccccctacatcagcctggtcctactcaaggtttcttcctgttaaaggggagtttttccttgccactgttgcttgtctggggttaggccctgggattctggaaagcgccttgaaacaattttgattgtataagacgctatataaataaagattgatttgatttgattttgaacCCAAACTGATCTGACACCTGGATTTGTGGTTTTGCATACTACTTCCTGAATAGACGTGTTTAGGTCCCTCTGGATGGCCACAATACAAACTTGTCATTGCTGACTATTAGGTGGCCATTAATTTCCCACCCCCACATTCTAACTTTAGTCCCCCAAAGCACAAAAAGAAGGCAATAACAAGGTCTCCTTCTATTGATTTATTAGCTTCAGCTCTGCTTTTAGAAGTTTACATGTTCAAGACCAAAGCAGGCGGGAGAGGGACCCTTGATGCCAGCAGCTGCTTTAAAACTGGTTCAAAATGACATCACCTTATTCCTGTGGAATTCATAACCAGCACATATTTTTAGTTCAGGCCAAGCATAATTTCATTAGCACGACCTGTCTTTTAGGTGCGTGTGTAGTTTTTTCGACACAAAGCTGCAGCAATTATTAACCACATGCAGAAAAGCTGTGCACGGTCTGAGGGAAATGGAACAGTTTCCAATCGGGACTTGTCAAGCAGAGCAGTTAACAGACATTACAGTACCCATTACTGTTCTACTGGCAGAATTTATTTAAGccttatttaaacaaaaaaaactcttACTGGGAACACATACCAGGTTAGCATCTCCCAGTGAGAGA
Protein-coding sequences here:
- the LOC101069718 gene encoding solute carrier family 23 member 1-like, producing MSEEGREPEGQEQKSHDISSASEDRNQLTYLVTDAPPWYLCIFLAIQHCLTAFGATISIPLILSEGLCLQHDSLTQSHLINSIFFVSGLCTLLQVTFGVRLPILQGGTFSLLTPTMAMLSMPQWECPAWTRNASLVDTSLLVFKEEWQIRLRNLQGSIMVASLLQIVVGFSGVIGFLMRFIGPLTIAPTITLIGLSLFESSAAKAGTHWGISAMTTLLIILFSQYLRLIPVPVPAYNKIKKLHTSKFYIFQRFSILLGIVVSWLFCYILTVSDVLPSNPAHYGHLARTDVKGNVISDASWFTFPYPGQWGVPAVSLAGVFGLMSGIFCTMAESVGDYYACAKLSGAPPPPRHAINRGIGVQGLGSLLAGAFGTGNGTTSFSENVAVLGITKVSSRRVILLSGVFMILIGIFGKISAVITTIPDPVVGGMFMVMFGVITATGISNLQSTDMNSSRTIFIFGFSMFSALSIPNWIVKNPGSLHTGVKEVDHVLHILLTTNMFVGGFLGFILDNTIPGTKRERGLPDREHEDVSDKFSASLELYDLPFGITSFLSSQSWVRYVPFCPWRDRDTDGRTEDNNVMLRRGSELSSHGEIVEMR